A window from Candidatus Zixiibacteriota bacterium encodes these proteins:
- a CDS encoding CTP synthase encodes MSAAEARAPRHVFITGGVVSSLGKGVAAGSLGYLLRQRGLKVGLQKFDPYINVDPGTMNPYQHGEVFVLDDGAETDLDLGHYERFLGQSLSRNSNVTTGQIYETVISRERRGDYLGATVQVIPHVTDEIKSRIRRMEQSNGSADVIITEIGGTVGDIESLPFLEAIRQMGLEGERGQTLYIHLTLVPYVATAGEPKTKPTQHSVKALREIGIQPDILLCRTANALSESIRAKIGLFCNMPASSVFSAVDVECLYEIPLLFHEQGLDDLVCRSLALDTPTPALEDWRSMVDRMKNPSGSVRIAICGKYVSLKDAYKSIIEAFAHAGSIHDTRVELVWVSSENIKKQGAAKFLDNVDGLLIPGGFGERGVEGKIEAIRFVRENNIPFLGICLGMHCAVIEFARHVCDLEGAQSTEFNREAEHQVITLMSEQHEVTNMGGTMRLGSYPCVLAEGSKSHRAYGSLEISERHRHRYEFNNQYRETIFSAGLIPAGLSPDGKLVEIIELPSHPWFVAGQFHPELRSRPTAPHPLFRDFVGAAVRFRASRRTEEVMQGKTTGSRAE; translated from the coding sequence ATGAGCGCAGCAGAGGCCAGAGCGCCCAGACACGTGTTCATTACCGGCGGCGTGGTATCGTCACTGGGCAAGGGCGTCGCCGCCGGATCGCTGGGATATCTTCTGCGACAGCGTGGCTTGAAGGTTGGTCTCCAGAAGTTCGACCCCTATATCAATGTCGATCCCGGCACGATGAACCCCTACCAGCACGGAGAAGTGTTTGTGCTCGACGATGGCGCCGAGACCGATCTCGACTTGGGGCACTACGAGCGCTTCCTCGGCCAAAGTCTCTCACGCAACAGCAATGTCACGACCGGCCAAATTTATGAGACCGTGATCTCACGCGAGCGTCGCGGCGATTATCTCGGCGCCACTGTTCAGGTGATTCCGCATGTCACCGACGAGATCAAGTCGCGGATTCGGCGCATGGAACAAAGCAACGGTTCGGCCGATGTCATCATCACCGAGATCGGCGGCACGGTCGGTGACATCGAGTCGCTGCCCTTCCTCGAAGCGATTCGTCAGATGGGGCTGGAAGGCGAACGCGGGCAGACGCTCTATATTCACCTGACGCTCGTGCCCTATGTCGCCACTGCGGGGGAGCCGAAAACGAAGCCGACCCAGCACTCGGTCAAGGCGTTGCGTGAAATCGGAATACAGCCCGACATCCTCTTGTGCCGCACCGCGAACGCGCTGTCGGAATCGATTCGTGCCAAGATCGGATTGTTCTGCAATATGCCGGCCAGTTCGGTGTTCTCCGCGGTCGATGTCGAGTGCCTCTATGAAATACCGCTGCTGTTCCACGAACAGGGACTTGACGACTTGGTTTGCCGTTCGCTGGCGCTCGACACTCCCACACCGGCGCTCGAAGATTGGCGGTCGATGGTCGACCGCATGAAGAATCCCAGCGGCAGTGTCCGCATCGCCATCTGCGGCAAATACGTCTCGTTGAAAGATGCATACAAATCGATCATCGAAGCGTTCGCGCACGCCGGCAGCATCCACGACACCCGTGTCGAACTGGTCTGGGTTTCCTCTGAGAACATCAAGAAGCAGGGGGCCGCGAAATTTTTGGACAACGTCGACGGGCTGCTCATACCGGGCGGTTTCGGCGAACGCGGGGTCGAAGGCAAGATCGAGGCGATCCGTTTCGTCCGCGAAAACAACATCCCCTTTTTGGGCATTTGCCTGGGAATGCACTGCGCGGTGATCGAATTCGCGCGGCATGTATGCGATTTGGAGGGTGCGCAGTCGACTGAGTTCAATCGCGAGGCCGAGCATCAGGTCATCACCCTGATGTCGGAACAGCACGAAGTCACCAACATGGGTGGAACGATGCGACTGGGCTCATACCCGTGCGTGCTCGCCGAGGGCTCGAAGTCGCATCGGGCCTACGGGTCGCTCGAGATTTCCGAACGGCACCGGCACCGCTACGAATTCAACAATCAATACCGCGAGACGATCTTCAGCGCCGGGCTGATCCCGGCCGGCCTGTCACCCGACGGAAAACTGGTGGAAATCATCGAATTGCCGAGCCATCCCTGGTTCGTTGCCGGTCAGTTCCACCCCGAACTCAGATCGCGCCCGACCGCGCCGCATCCACTCTTCCGCGATTTCGTCGGCGCGGCCGTC